CTTGAAGGCTTCTTGGTCGGCGGCTTCTGCATCAGCGTAGTCATAAACTTCCTTTTCGCTGAAGAAGATGCCAAACATGGAGCCTGCCTGATGGGCCTGAATGGAGACGCCCGCTTCCCTGGCCTTTTCCTGCCAGCCCAGCAGGAGTTTTTTCGTCTTCAAGGTGAGCTTCCGGCTGTAGTCCGGCTCACCTGCTTCCGGCTCGGCGGTGATGATTTTGAGAGTCTCCAGCCCAGCCGTCATGGCCAGGGGATTGCCGGAGAGGGTGCCTGCCTGGTACACGGGACCGGAGGGAGAAACCTTTGACATAATCTCCCGCTTGCCGCCGTAAGCTGCCACCGGCAGGCCGCCGCCGATGATCTTGCCCAGACAGGTGAGATCAGGGACGATGCCGTAGGCCGCCTGAGCCCCACCCAAGGATGCACGGAAGCCGCACATGACCTCGTCGAAAATCAGGAGGGTGCCGTGTTCCTCCGTGAGCTTCCGCAGCAGGCGCAGATAGCCCTGTTTGGGAGGAATACAGCCCATGTTGCCAGCCACCGGCTCTACGATAACGGCTGCAATCTCATCACCGCATTTATCCATGATTTCCTTGAAAGCCTCTTCGTCATTGTAGGGAATGGTGATGGTATCTGCCGCCGTTCCCTTGGTGACACCGGGAGAGCTGGGCACGCCAAAGGTGGCCATGCCGCTGCCAGCGCTCACCAGCAGGCTGTCGCTGTGGCCGTGGTAGCAGCCGATAAACTTGAGGATTTTTTCCCTGCCCGTATAGCCACGAGCCAGGCGCAGTGCGCTCATGGTGGACTCCGTGCCGGAGTTCACCATGCGGAGCATTTCCATGGAGGGATAGACGGACTGGACAAGTTTCGCCAGCTCACTCTCAATCACCGTGGGCGCACCGTAGCTGGTGCCCCGGGTAGCAGCCTCCTGCAGGGCCTTCACTACCTGGGGATGGGCATGGCCCACCACCATGGGACCCCAGGAACCTACATAATCTATGTACTCATTGCCGTCAATATCGTATATCTTGTCCCCCTCAGCCCGGGCGATGAAAGGAGGGTTGCAGTCCACGCTCCTGTAGGAACGCACCGGACT
This genomic interval from Selenomonas sp. AB3002 contains the following:
- the hemL gene encoding glutamate-1-semialdehyde 2,1-aminomutase encodes the protein MLNLSKSLEAFNEAKTLMPGGVNSPVRSYRSVDCNPPFIARAEGDKIYDIDGNEYIDYVGSWGPMVVGHAHPQVVKALQEAATRGTSYGAPTVIESELAKLVQSVYPSMEMLRMVNSGTESTMSALRLARGYTGREKILKFIGCYHGHSDSLLVSAGSGMATFGVPSSPGVTKGTAADTITIPYNDEEAFKEIMDKCGDEIAAVIVEPVAGNMGCIPPKQGYLRLLRKLTEEHGTLLIFDEVMCGFRASLGGAQAAYGIVPDLTCLGKIIGGGLPVAAYGGKREIMSKVSPSGPVYQAGTLSGNPLAMTAGLETLKIITAEPEAGEPDYSRKLTLKTKKLLLGWQEKAREAGVSIQAHQAGSMFGIFFSEKEVYDYADAEAADQEAFKVWFKAMLEQGIYLAPSQFETLFMSGAHSEEDIDRTIEAAGRAFAAVAAL